One window of the Desulfonatronum thiosulfatophilum genome contains the following:
- a CDS encoding energy-coupling factor transporter transmembrane component T family protein has product MPKNRDKPEHSEHSHNKQEAYLSCPHALHSLIILFLVLLLPFISGYTPLLEWRGLRVTMEGLQAALLVATRFFCILSLAVVFLGTTPLLVNIKAIQAMGLPYIMADMALLVVRYIEVLSADLRRVRISMRLRGHAEKSCSWQNLRTMAWLTGSLILRSYERSQSVYKAMRLRGYGHAEGKPAGFKATRKDIAGLCTVYTTVVMLVVLEFRL; this is encoded by the coding sequence ATGCCAAAAAATCGAGACAAGCCGGAACATTCCGAGCATAGTCATAATAAGCAAGAAGCATATTTATCCTGTCCCCATGCTCTCCATTCCCTGATCATCCTCTTCCTCGTCCTGCTCCTGCCGTTCATCAGCGGCTACACTCCGCTGCTGGAATGGCGCGGCCTGCGCGTGACCATGGAAGGACTGCAGGCGGCGCTGCTCGTAGCCACTCGGTTCTTCTGCATCCTCTCCCTGGCCGTGGTTTTTCTGGGAACCACTCCGCTCCTGGTGAACATCAAGGCCATCCAGGCCATGGGATTGCCATATATCATGGCGGACATGGCCCTCCTGGTGGTGCGCTACATCGAGGTGCTCTCCGCCGATCTGCGCCGGGTGCGGATCTCCATGCGCCTTCGCGGCCATGCCGAGAAGTCCTGCTCCTGGCAGAACTTGCGCACCATGGCCTGGCTGACCGGAAGCTTGATCCTGCGCAGCTACGAACGCTCCCAAAGCGTGTACAAAGCCATGCGACTGCGCGGGTACGGCCACGCCGAAGGCAAACCCGCGGGTTTCAAGGCCACCCGCAAAGACATCGCCGGCCTGTGCACCGTTTACACAACGGTTGTGATGCTGGTCGTTCTAGAATTCCGGCTTTAG
- a CDS encoding zeta toxin family protein: MTKAKRPNGSEKKIIIIAGPNGAGKTTFAHEFLPNEAACPVFINADLIASGLSPFAPEKAALQAGRLMLKEIYRHVRLNESFAFETTLAGRGYAVRIPVWQAAGYRIKLIFLRLASVDLAIERVAVRVKQGGHDIPEAVIRRRYEAGWRNFRDLYRDRVDFWQVFDNSRDVPVLLEEKNMTEQQAPRDQDMLHTAAALKRAAKKARELARRTQTPLVVYRDGKVEKQMIVREEPPS, translated from the coding sequence ATGACAAAAGCAAAGAGACCGAACGGGTCAGAGAAAAAAATCATCATTATCGCAGGCCCCAATGGAGCGGGAAAGACTACCTTTGCCCACGAATTTCTTCCCAATGAAGCAGCCTGCCCGGTGTTCATCAACGCGGACCTGATTGCATCCGGCCTGTCCCCCTTTGCTCCTGAGAAAGCCGCGCTACAGGCTGGTCGTCTGATGCTCAAAGAAATCTACCGACATGTCCGGCTTAACGAAAGTTTTGCCTTTGAAACCACGTTGGCCGGTCGAGGCTACGCCGTGCGGATTCCCGTTTGGCAGGCGGCTGGATATCGAATCAAACTGATTTTTCTTCGTCTGGCCAGCGTCGACTTGGCCATCGAACGTGTGGCCGTGCGAGTGAAACAGGGTGGCCACGATATTCCGGAAGCTGTCATCCGTCGTCGTTATGAAGCAGGCTGGCGGAATTTTCGCGATTTATACCGTGACCGCGTAGACTTCTGGCAGGTTTTTGATAATTCCAGAGATGTGCCGGTTTTGTTGGAGGAAAAAAATATGACGGAGCAACAAGCCCCTCGAGACCAGGATATGCTGCATACGGCTGCAGCACTGAAACGGGCTGCGAAAAAAGCACGTGAACTGGCGCGGCGGACACAAACCCCTTTGGTTGTCTATCGTGACGGCAAGGTGGAAAAACAGATGATCGTCCGGGAGGAGCCGCCATCGTGA
- a CDS encoding DUF2087 domain-containing protein, translating into MSKNPLPFGVNDIGAFARSVRKSLDGLERSPSHVEMLNLLARAGGFRNFQHFKAQHEAGTSLQTFPPVQAEVDYRLVKQLVRLFDDNGRLVRWPKKFTLRMFCLWALWSRFPARTSMTEREISDWLQERHCFGDHALLRRELVDRRLVTRTPDGRVYTRIEQRPPAEAAALFEQLRK; encoded by the coding sequence ATGTCAAAAAATCCATTGCCTTTCGGGGTGAACGACATTGGTGCGTTCGCCCGCTCTGTGCGCAAGTCCCTGGACGGTCTGGAACGTTCTCCGAGCCACGTGGAGATGCTGAACCTGCTCGCCAGGGCTGGGGGCTTTCGCAACTTCCAGCACTTCAAGGCCCAGCACGAGGCCGGCACGAGCCTGCAAACCTTTCCTCCTGTCCAGGCCGAGGTCGACTACCGGCTCGTCAAACAACTGGTGCGCCTGTTCGACGACAACGGGCGCCTTGTCCGCTGGCCCAAGAAGTTCACCCTTCGCATGTTCTGCCTGTGGGCGCTCTGGTCGCGCTTTCCGGCCAGGACCTCCATGACCGAGCGGGAGATCAGCGACTGGCTGCAGGAGCGCCACTGCTTCGGCGACCACGCCCTGCTCAGGCGCGAACTCGTGGATCGGAGGTTGGTGACCCGCACCCCGGACGGCCGGGTGTACACACGGATCGAGCAAAGACCTCCTGCCGAAGCCGCGGCCCTGTTTGAACAGCTCCGCAAATAG
- a CDS encoding helix-turn-helix domain-containing protein: MQSRIKVTSPESLGASLRALRKDKGLNQTEAGKPAGVNQVTVSSIERGIPTRVDTLFRLLAALDLELVIQPREKPDEDAW; the protein is encoded by the coding sequence ATGCAATCACGAATCAAGGTCACCTCGCCAGAGTCTCTTGGAGCATCGCTCAGAGCCCTGCGCAAGGACAAGGGGCTGAACCAGACTGAAGCCGGGAAACCGGCGGGCGTGAATCAAGTCACCGTCTCGAGCATCGAACGGGGAATTCCGACCAGGGTGGATACGCTTTTTCGACTTCTTGCGGCTCTCGATCTGGAGCTGGTGATCCAGCCGAGAGAAAAGCCGGATGAGGATGCATGGTAA
- a CDS encoding HipA domain-containing protein, which yields MSENEWLCHQIVKEFEVPVAEASMRRFAGVNALVIKRFDRRASEDHSWIVRLPQEDMCQALGVAPALKYESDGGPGIENIMKLLLGSSKSFEDRKTFLTANFLFWLLAAIDGHAKNFSIYIQAGGIYHLTPLYDIISAYPCLAKRNLEERKMKMAMAVRGANRHYHWFKILNRHWISTSKTCHFPTDEMETIISEILQRLDGVIASVARQVPIDFPSSVAEPIFNGLLHARDRLIRSRN from the coding sequence GTGTCGGAAAACGAATGGCTTTGCCATCAAATCGTCAAGGAATTCGAGGTCCCCGTTGCCGAAGCAAGCATGCGGCGGTTTGCGGGGGTAAACGCTCTTGTCATCAAACGGTTCGACAGGAGGGCGTCAGAAGATCATTCCTGGATCGTCCGGTTGCCTCAGGAGGACATGTGTCAGGCGCTGGGCGTCGCTCCAGCTCTCAAATACGAAAGCGACGGCGGGCCGGGCATTGAAAACATCATGAAGCTGCTCCTCGGATCATCCAAAAGTTTTGAGGACAGAAAAACATTCCTCACGGCGAATTTCCTCTTCTGGTTGTTGGCGGCGATCGATGGGCATGCCAAAAATTTCAGCATTTATATTCAGGCGGGAGGGATTTACCACCTCACTCCGCTTTACGACATCATTTCCGCGTATCCCTGTCTTGCGAAACGGAATCTGGAGGAACGCAAAATGAAAATGGCCATGGCTGTGCGCGGAGCAAATCGCCATTATCATTGGTTCAAAATTCTGAACAGGCATTGGATCAGTACATCAAAAACCTGCCACTTTCCCACGGATGAGATGGAAACAATCATCTCGGAAATACTCCAACGACTGGATGGCGTGATTGCAAGTGTTGCTCGGCAAGTACCAATCGATTTCCCGAGCAGTGTGGCGGAACCAATATTCAACGGACTGCTGCACGCCCGGGACAGGTTGATTCGAAGCAGGAATTGA
- a CDS encoding calcium/sodium antiporter — protein MMPAILAVVSGLALLVWSANRFVEGSASTARHFGMPPLLIGMVIVGFGTSAPEMVVSALAASQGNPGIALGNAYGSNITNIALILGLTALISPIAVHSQVLRKELPILTIVTALAAWQIWDGEITRFDAVVLLTVFGGLMAWTIWQGLRTKEDSLGNAMEQGLEVNAMPIRRAVFRLVVGLVLLIVSSRILVWGAVEIAHGFGVSDLIIGLTIVAVGTSLPELASSLIAAGKGEHDIALGNILGSNLFNTLAVVGIAGAIHPLAVGPEVFNRDMLFMAALTLSLLFIGYGFRGRGRINRIEGTVLLACYVGYTAYLISTIF, from the coding sequence ATGATGCCGGCCATACTCGCTGTAGTTTCCGGTTTGGCGCTTCTGGTGTGGAGCGCCAACCGTTTTGTGGAGGGCTCGGCTTCCACCGCCCGCCATTTCGGCATGCCGCCGCTGTTGATCGGCATGGTGATCGTCGGTTTCGGCACTTCCGCGCCGGAGATGGTGGTTTCGGCACTGGCTGCCTCGCAGGGCAACCCGGGGATTGCGCTTGGCAATGCCTACGGCTCGAACATCACCAATATCGCTCTGATTCTGGGGCTCACGGCTCTCATCAGCCCCATTGCCGTCCATTCGCAGGTCTTGCGCAAGGAACTGCCCATTCTCACCATCGTGACCGCCCTGGCCGCATGGCAGATTTGGGATGGGGAGATCACCCGGTTCGATGCGGTCGTGCTGCTTACAGTATTCGGCGGGCTGATGGCCTGGACGATCTGGCAAGGGCTGCGGACAAAAGAGGATTCGCTGGGAAATGCGATGGAGCAGGGGCTCGAAGTCAACGCCATGCCCATCCGCCGGGCCGTCTTCCGGCTTGTTGTCGGGCTGGTGCTGCTGATTGTCAGTTCCCGCATCCTGGTCTGGGGCGCGGTGGAGATCGCTCATGGATTCGGAGTCAGCGATCTGATCATCGGCCTGACCATCGTCGCGGTGGGCACTTCTCTGCCGGAACTGGCTTCGTCACTCATTGCAGCCGGGAAGGGCGAACACGATATCGCTCTCGGCAATATCCTGGGGTCCAATCTCTTCAACACTCTGGCTGTGGTGGGGATCGCCGGCGCGATTCACCCGCTGGCGGTGGGTCCGGAAGTCTTCAATCGGGACATGCTGTTCATGGCCGCACTGACCCTGTCGTTGCTCTTCATCGGCTATGGATTTCGGGGGCGGGGCCGAATCAACCGCATCGAGGGCACGGTGCTGCTGGCCTGTTACGTGGGCTACACGGCTTATTTGATCAGTACAATTTTTTGA
- a CDS encoding ExeA family protein has protein sequence MQEILKKQAIQSYQLSDDPLSTPEHSPLFLSEITFKDHFFETNSAKKIIESIHSAIHEHKGVFLLSGESGVGKTTLLLHLEFKLKSQDIITARITDSILNEKELLEKIAKGFGLKHRPGLTPSHLLIVLRTFLLHQFKQGRKCVILVDEAHDMGWTALDTIRMLTDMKSEGIKLVQIILCGRPALLERLQMKRLRKLLEKITLNASMARFTKSETAEYATFMLAKSKSRVSLSPTELDALWAISKGNPNMINRLLQGNGAMTQQQHATQGQNQQDLFQKLNESSSQSSRRTNPMQKDLKNWWGDFFGVKGMSGFAGLGLVVVFALATVLVWIASLT, from the coding sequence ATGCAAGAAATTCTGAAAAAGCAAGCAATTCAGTCGTATCAGCTGTCGGATGATCCGTTGTCTACTCCGGAACATTCTCCCCTTTTTTTATCAGAGATCACTTTCAAGGATCATTTTTTCGAGACAAACTCCGCAAAAAAAATAATCGAATCAATTCATTCCGCAATACATGAGCACAAAGGGGTCTTCTTGCTCAGCGGAGAATCAGGCGTGGGCAAGACGACGCTTTTGCTGCATCTGGAATTCAAACTGAAGTCCCAGGACATTATCACGGCCAGGATAACCGATTCCATATTGAACGAAAAAGAACTCTTGGAAAAAATTGCCAAGGGTTTTGGTTTGAAACATCGGCCTGGTTTGACGCCATCACACCTGTTGATCGTATTGCGCACTTTCCTTTTGCACCAGTTCAAGCAAGGACGAAAATGCGTTATTCTTGTGGACGAGGCTCACGACATGGGTTGGACGGCATTGGATACGATCCGGATGCTGACCGACATGAAAAGTGAAGGAATCAAGCTGGTGCAAATCATTCTCTGCGGCAGGCCTGCCCTGCTGGAGCGCCTGCAAATGAAACGGCTGCGCAAGCTTTTGGAAAAGATCACCCTGAATGCGTCCATGGCACGATTTACCAAGTCCGAGACTGCCGAATACGCGACCTTCATGCTTGCCAAATCAAAATCGCGGGTTTCATTATCCCCGACGGAACTTGATGCACTCTGGGCCATCTCCAAAGGAAACCCGAACATGATAAACCGACTGCTGCAAGGCAATGGCGCCATGACCCAACAGCAGCACGCGACCCAGGGACAGAACCAACAGGATCTCTTTCAGAAGCTGAATGAAAGCAGCTCCCAATCAAGTCGGCGAACCAACCCGATGCAAAAAGATCTCAAGAACTGGTGGGGTGATTTTTTTGGGGTCAAAGGGATGTCCGGTTTTGCCGGGTTGGGCTTGGTTGTCGTGTTCGCTCTGGCAACGGTTCTGGTCTGGATTGCCAGCTTAACATAG
- a CDS encoding aldo/keto reductase: MNEIPKIMFGSADRSVTRIGLGGEGVLRTHGRTDEARVVIRTALEMGIEYFDTAPAYSGSEEYLGSVWKEKPERRDSIFHTSKSAQRTYDGAMRDLRSTLSRLGTDYLDLWQIHDVRDQNDIAQIQSENGALRAFLEAREAGTVRHIGVTGHHDPEVLTRCVNEWPLNSVLLPVNPVEGILGGFLTDTLPAAKKRGMAVVGMKVLGGGHYLFTENGLTPERYLRYALSQPVDVVILGCSSPAEVELLVHVAKDFQPMSADEQKELLDLFRPHAERLAYYRGRK, translated from the coding sequence ATGAATGAAATACCCAAAATCATGTTCGGCTCAGCCGACAGGTCCGTGACCCGGATCGGGCTGGGAGGAGAGGGCGTTCTCAGAACCCATGGACGAACCGATGAGGCGCGGGTGGTGATCCGGACGGCTTTGGAGATGGGCATCGAATATTTCGATACGGCGCCGGCGTATTCCGGCAGCGAGGAATATTTGGGGTCGGTTTGGAAAGAAAAGCCGGAGCGGCGAGACTCGATTTTCCACACTTCCAAGTCCGCCCAAAGAACCTATGACGGCGCCATGCGCGACCTGCGGAGCACCTTGTCCCGGCTGGGGACGGATTATCTGGATCTGTGGCAGATCCATGATGTGCGGGATCAGAACGATATCGCGCAAATCCAATCGGAAAACGGAGCCCTGCGAGCTTTTCTGGAAGCCCGGGAAGCCGGAACAGTGCGTCACATCGGCGTGACCGGCCACCATGATCCGGAGGTGCTGACCCGATGCGTGAACGAATGGCCCCTGAACAGCGTCCTCCTGCCGGTTAATCCGGTGGAAGGCATTCTGGGCGGATTTCTGACGGATACATTGCCCGCGGCCAAAAAGCGGGGCATGGCTGTCGTGGGCATGAAAGTGCTGGGCGGCGGGCATTACCTGTTTACGGAAAACGGCCTGACCCCGGAGCGCTATCTGCGCTATGCCCTGTCCCAACCCGTGGACGTGGTCATCCTGGGCTGCTCCAGTCCGGCCGAGGTGGAACTGCTGGTGCACGTCGCCAAGGATTTTCAGCCTATGAGCGCCGACGAGCAAAAGGAACTGCTGGACCTCTTTCGCCCCCACGCGGAGAGACTGGCGTATTATCGCGGCAGGAAGTGA
- a CDS encoding M1 family metallopeptidase, translated as MFLMLGALMLPLQPGQVSASSGAGLDLRVQLDLQTGILRGHGIIRPKVIEGTNLDIFLHPAMEIHAVQLNNNPVDYRFENGRLRLNLGMTGIGSDVIISLRYSGRFHDPVPMSLFTMDNPGFGVSATITEQGVFFQGQSGWFPRLASQDLPITLEISAPLGILAVTSGRLLEHVESDGKSISRWQVDQLGRGMPLSAGRYIHRRLETDTVPVFTYFFPDNDHLSEVYLQASARHLALYEELHGPYPFDHFAVVENFFPSGFGMPSYTLLGSAILRLPFIPEISLRHEIAHCWWGNGVYVDYSQGNWSEGLTTYVADYLAQEEQSEAAAREYRVRILRDYALLAAGASDIPVASFLSRSDPATQVIGYGKSMFLLHMIRQRLGDEAFWDALRAFYTEWLFSAATWQDMFAAFQDQGWDAQERKTFTRQWLQDSGAPVLHLEDVQVAPSSQGWQVSGVLAQQKPFFDVHVPLRLETTKNDQTMEVALHGAAVPFVFQSPHRPTRLHVDPDHHVFRLLASEEIPPTVNSVRGAADLTVVQSDDLAHVPDDLIRGFTASLNQPKARIITEREAQKQTLKTSNLLFFGFPRSGRLQEMLYAPHKYDLGRNKNGPSFKAHPEAGTMDTIFLVLPHAGHADGIIALFSPARDLDTDAIADTARRIRHYGKDSYLGFLKGENKLRGTWPAPESPLIMDLAG; from the coding sequence ATGTTTCTGATGCTGGGCGCCTTGATGTTACCGTTGCAACCCGGCCAGGTATCGGCCTCATCCGGGGCGGGACTGGATCTGCGCGTCCAGTTGGATCTGCAGACCGGCATTCTGCGGGGCCACGGCATCATTCGCCCTAAAGTCATCGAAGGAACCAACCTGGACATTTTTCTGCATCCGGCCATGGAAATCCACGCGGTGCAGCTCAACAACAATCCGGTTGATTACCGCTTCGAAAACGGCCGACTCCGCCTCAATCTGGGCATGACCGGCATCGGGTCGGACGTGATCATATCCCTCAGATACTCCGGGCGATTTCACGATCCGGTTCCCATGTCCCTTTTCACCATGGACAACCCGGGGTTCGGGGTCAGCGCCACCATTACGGAACAGGGAGTTTTTTTCCAGGGACAGAGCGGATGGTTCCCACGCCTGGCGAGCCAGGACCTGCCGATCACCCTCGAGATCAGCGCGCCGCTCGGCATTTTGGCCGTGACCTCCGGACGGCTTCTGGAGCATGTGGAAAGCGATGGCAAAAGCATCTCCCGGTGGCAGGTCGATCAGCTGGGCCGCGGCATGCCCCTTTCCGCGGGCAGATACATTCATCGCCGCCTGGAAACCGACACCGTACCTGTCTTTACCTATTTTTTTCCGGACAACGATCACCTTTCCGAAGTCTACCTCCAGGCTTCGGCACGACACCTGGCCCTGTACGAAGAACTGCACGGCCCCTATCCCTTCGACCATTTCGCGGTGGTCGAAAACTTCTTTCCCTCCGGCTTCGGCATGCCCTCCTACACCTTGCTGGGCTCCGCCATTCTGCGTCTTCCGTTCATACCCGAAATCAGCCTGCGCCATGAAATCGCCCACTGCTGGTGGGGCAACGGGGTGTATGTCGACTACAGTCAGGGAAACTGGAGCGAGGGATTGACGACGTACGTTGCGGATTATCTTGCCCAGGAAGAACAGTCCGAAGCAGCGGCCCGGGAGTATCGGGTGCGCATCCTGCGTGACTACGCGCTCCTGGCCGCGGGTGCTTCCGACATTCCCGTCGCCAGTTTCCTGTCCCGTTCCGATCCGGCAACCCAGGTCATCGGGTACGGCAAATCCATGTTCCTGCTGCACATGATCCGCCAGCGCCTGGGCGACGAAGCGTTCTGGGACGCCCTACGCGCTTTCTATACTGAGTGGCTCTTTTCCGCGGCCACCTGGCAGGACATGTTCGCTGCATTCCAGGATCAGGGTTGGGACGCGCAGGAACGGAAAACCTTCACCCGCCAATGGCTTCAGGATTCCGGCGCTCCTGTACTGCACCTGGAAGACGTCCAGGTTGCTCCCAGCTCCCAAGGCTGGCAGGTCAGCGGCGTCCTTGCGCAGCAAAAGCCTTTTTTCGACGTGCACGTCCCGCTCCGCCTGGAAACGACGAAAAATGACCAAACGATGGAAGTCGCGCTGCACGGCGCTGCCGTCCCTTTCGTGTTTCAAAGCCCGCACAGGCCTACCCGGCTCCATGTCGATCCGGACCATCACGTCTTCCGGCTGCTGGCGTCTGAAGAAATCCCACCCACCGTGAACAGCGTTCGGGGAGCAGCCGACCTGACGGTCGTGCAAAGCGACGACCTGGCCCATGTTCCCGATGATCTTATCAGAGGGTTCACAGCCAGCCTGAATCAGCCGAAGGCACGGATAATCACGGAGCGTGAGGCTCAAAAACAGACTTTGAAAACTTCGAACCTGTTGTTTTTCGGCTTTCCCAGGTCCGGACGTCTGCAAGAAATGTTGTACGCTCCGCACAAGTACGACCTGGGACGGAACAAAAACGGCCCCAGCTTCAAGGCCCATCCCGAGGCAGGCACAATGGACACGATCTTTCTCGTCCTGCCCCATGCCGGTCATGCTGACGGCATCATCGCCCTGTTCAGCCCAGCCCGGGATCTGGACACGGATGCCATTGCGGATACTGCCCGCCGGATCAGACATTACGGAAAAGACAGCTACCTTGGCTTCCTGAAAGGCGAAAACAAGCTCCGCGGCACCTGGCCGGCACCTGAATCGCCCCTGATCATGGATCTCGCCGGATGA
- a CDS encoding hybrid sensor histidine kinase/response regulator — translation MTFSNSFRFHIICLSLLLLLLPGLAGAEKEKRRVFYLNSYHHGYAWSDHLQEGIRRGLEQGRYHIELQIEYMDAKKYHYENITDTLLSLYQNKFAQERYDIVIVSDNDAYNFILEHRDRLFPDIPVVFCGLNDVDPADIDHSFATGILENIGVRDTLELALSIHPNKNLVVVIGDESTTGVAIRGQIEEVMPYFADRLEFEFWGRYSLQEIQDRVQSLPRNAFLFFIPFFHNVGGQFMSASEVLEAVSEVTDLPIYSNWEFLLGHGMVGGRLLSGHRHGNIVADMALRIMEGAPPSDIPIISEIVDQYMFDYRVQLQLDISKRQLPPGSVFINEPEAFYELDKQIFQVIMISLVSLLIILGFLIRNIIRRRAVERKIRQQLSFLEILMDAIPQLVCWKDLKQRYLGVNRAFADFFGIDSPQKLLHQTDSDMLPRSEFLAWVAEMDRQVVRSNRPLRKIKVAAGDADGRDAWLEINKVPLHNEKGEVVGTLSTAENITHEMNLERQLLQSQKMEAIGTLAGGIAHDFNNILTSIINSTELALTDIDPRSPTAEDLERVLRVSIRGKNLVERILTFSRPSQEGFRPTDLPALVQESVVLLQRSLPRNIDVQSAIAGAPAPVLVDPTQVTQVLMNLCTNAFQAMQTTGGVLGVGLTETLLSEIEASEYNVAPGRFFRLEVADTGPGIAPDDLDKIFDPFFTTKGLTEGTGLGLAVVLGIVKNHKGAVQVSSTPGKGTTFTIFLPMIAAASEIPPASSPIRKGKGIILFVEDDEDQLATTPRTIEQLGYTVLAVAGADEALQILKKREDIDLVMTDYDMPGLTGIELAKQIGAQRPGVPVILVSGRSYVLEMGSEADNISIILPKPFNKAELSATLSKILVSIDREEDFPSAENPDCRR, via the coding sequence ATGACGTTCTCGAATTCTTTTCGATTCCACATTATTTGTCTCTCGTTACTTCTCCTTCTCCTCCCCGGTCTCGCCGGGGCGGAGAAGGAGAAGCGCCGCGTCTTCTATTTGAACTCCTACCACCACGGCTATGCCTGGTCCGACCACCTTCAGGAGGGCATCCGCCGGGGACTGGAGCAGGGCAGATACCATATCGAGCTGCAGATCGAATACATGGACGCCAAGAAGTACCATTACGAGAACATCACCGATACGCTCCTCTCTCTGTACCAGAATAAATTCGCCCAGGAGCGCTACGACATCGTGATCGTTTCGGACAACGACGCGTATAATTTCATTCTTGAGCACCGGGATCGTTTATTTCCCGACATCCCGGTGGTCTTTTGCGGACTGAACGACGTCGATCCCGCGGACATCGACCATTCATTCGCCACCGGCATCCTGGAGAACATCGGCGTTCGGGACACCCTGGAATTGGCCCTGAGCATCCACCCGAACAAGAATCTGGTCGTTGTCATTGGCGACGAGTCCACCACGGGCGTGGCGATACGTGGGCAGATCGAAGAAGTCATGCCCTACTTCGCCGACCGTCTGGAGTTTGAATTCTGGGGTCGTTATTCGCTTCAGGAGATCCAGGACCGGGTCCAAAGCCTGCCCCGCAATGCGTTTCTTTTTTTCATTCCCTTCTTTCACAATGTCGGCGGTCAGTTCATGTCCGCCTCGGAAGTCCTGGAAGCCGTTTCCGAGGTCACGGATCTGCCCATCTACAGCAACTGGGAGTTCCTGCTCGGCCACGGCATGGTCGGCGGGCGGCTTCTGAGCGGGCATCGGCACGGCAATATCGTCGCGGACATGGCCCTTCGGATCATGGAAGGCGCACCCCCGTCGGACATTCCCATCATTTCGGAAATCGTCGATCAGTACATGTTCGATTACCGGGTTCAGCTGCAACTCGACATCAGCAAGCGTCAGCTTCCTCCGGGAAGCGTCTTCATCAATGAACCGGAAGCCTTCTATGAGCTGGACAAGCAGATCTTCCAGGTGATCATGATCAGCCTCGTCTCCTTGTTGATCATTCTTGGATTCCTGATCCGGAACATCATCCGGCGACGGGCAGTGGAGCGCAAAATCCGCCAACAGCTGTCCTTTCTGGAAATTCTGATGGACGCCATCCCCCAACTGGTTTGCTGGAAGGATCTCAAACAGCGCTATCTGGGCGTCAACCGCGCATTTGCCGATTTTTTCGGCATTGATTCTCCGCAAAAGCTGCTTCACCAGACGGATTCGGACATGCTGCCCCGCTCCGAGTTCCTGGCATGGGTTGCGGAAATGGATCGGCAGGTGGTGCGGAGCAACCGGCCGCTGCGCAAGATCAAGGTCGCCGCGGGCGATGCCGACGGCAGGGATGCCTGGCTCGAAATCAACAAGGTGCCCTTGCACAACGAAAAGGGCGAAGTGGTGGGCACGCTCAGCACGGCGGAGAACATCACTCATGAAATGAATCTGGAGCGCCAACTGCTGCAATCTCAGAAAATGGAGGCCATCGGAACGTTGGCCGGCGGCATTGCCCATGATTTCAACAACATCTTGACCTCCATCATCAACTCCACCGAACTGGCCCTGACCGACATTGATCCGAGGTCACCTACCGCTGAAGATCTGGAACGGGTTCTGCGGGTTTCGATTCGGGGCAAGAATCTCGTGGAACGGATTCTGACCTTCAGCCGCCCCTCTCAGGAAGGGTTCCGCCCAACGGATCTCCCTGCCCTGGTGCAGGAATCCGTGGTCCTCCTGCAACGATCCCTGCCGCGCAACATTGACGTTCAGTCCGCCATAGCCGGCGCTCCTGCGCCGGTCCTGGTGGACCCGACCCAGGTAACCCAGGTGCTGATGAATTTGTGTACCAACGCCTTTCAGGCCATGCAGACCACTGGCGGCGTTCTGGGGGTCGGCCTCACTGAGACCCTGCTTTCGGAAATTGAGGCTTCGGAGTACAATGTCGCGCCTGGGAGGTTCTTCCGGCTGGAGGTGGCCGATACCGGACCGGGCATCGCTCCGGACGACCTGGACAAGATATTCGATCCCTTCTTCACCACCAAGGGCCTGACCGAAGGCACCGGGCTGGGACTGGCCGTGGTTCTGGGCATCGTCAAGAACCATAAGGGTGCGGTCCAGGTCAGCAGCACGCCCGGCAAAGGAACCACGTTCACCATTTTCCTCCCAATGATAGCAGCCGCGTCGGAAATCCCGCCCGCCTCGTCTCCGATCCGCAAGGGCAAGGGGATCATCCTGTTTGTGGAAGACGACGAGGACCAGCTGGCAACAACACCGCGCACTATAGAGCAGCTCGGGTACACCGTGCTGGCGGTGGCCGGCGCCGATGAGGCCTTGCAAATCTTAAAAAAACGTGAGGATATCGATCTTGTCATGACCGATTACGACATGCCCGGTCTCACGGGAATCGAGCTGGCGAAACAGATCGGCGCCCAGCGGCCCGGCGTGCCCGTGATCCTGGTTTCAGGCCGCAGCTATGTCCTGGAGATGGGTAGCGAGGCAGACAACATCAGCATCATCCTGCCCAAGCCCTTCAACAAGGCGGAACTGTCCGCCACCCTGTCCAAGATACTTGTCTCGATTGATCGTGAGGAGGACTTTCCAAGTGCCGAGAATCCTGATTGTAGACGATGA